DNA sequence from the Gammaproteobacteria bacterium genome:
AGACGTCGTCTTCTACCGACAGCACCACGATCTCCCGATCGCGCTGGCTGGTGACGTAAGCCTTGTCGTCGCCCTTGAAAACCACGCCGAACGGAAATTCGCCGCCCGCGACACCGGACTTGCCGGGATCGATCAAACCAGGCCGCAGATCCTGCTCCGCGACCTCGACCCGCAGATCCAGATCGATCAGGCTGGCCGAATCGTTCTCCAGATTGACCACGAGCAGCCGGTCACCTGAAGAATTCACGGCCACGCCGGCAGCGAGCGGGGCCACGTCGACGCCCAGACCGGCGTCGTGCCCTAACTCGATCGGCATGCCGTCTTCCGCCCAGGCGCCGCCGGCATTCGAGTAAATGTGCACATTGTCGTCCACGCCGCCCGATACATAGAATTCCTGACGCGCCGGATTCCAGGTAACGCCGTTGTAGGCATTCGGCACCTGCAAGACCTGCTGCTTGCGCGGCTTGCCGCGGCTGATATCGTAGACGAATACGTATTCGTTGGAGGCTTCCGGAACCTGCTCGCCGCTGGGGTCGTTGAGACGGTTGTAGCCGCTGGTGAGCACCAGCATCGTATCACCGTCGGGACTGATGGCCGTGTCCACCGCCTGGCCCGCGCGATAATCCGGAAACGCCGGCAGGTTCGGGTTCAGCGGTTCGAAACTCGCTGTATCGGCCGCCTCTGGTGTGATGCGCATGCCGGTAGGCAAAACCTCTCCTCTGACAGGTTGCCACTGGCCTGGACGGGCGATATTCACGCCCTCGCTCTGCGCCGCCACGCCGCTCAACCCGCTGGCCAGCATCGTGGCGGCGACAGCGCCGGCCACAAACGCCGAATGAAATGGATTTCGATGATTCATTTATTACCTCCAGTGATTGGAAAAACAGGAATGTCGCCTGTTCCAGATGGCGGATTGAGGAGGTATGTTCAGTGCCCTCTTCGCGTTGAACTTCTGGTTCAACTACCGAAGGAGTATCGGGGGGCCGTGTGACTAAAGGATGACGTAATCTTGAAGAATTGAAAAAAGCTTGTTGACGCAGACCACTGATAAGAAAGTCGTCATTGCGCCTTGTGCAGAGGCTTCCTAGCGCTGCGTTTTGTAGCTTCGCACGCCGATGCCCTGACGACGTGATGATGTCGTCACGCGCGGCGCGACGTCCTCGGCCAGTGGTGAAGATAACGCCCAAGGGCGCCCGCCAGCGCGCTCAGCAGGGCCACTCCGCCGAAGTGCCAGACCAGCACCATTAGACTCGCATCCGGCGGATGAAAAAGCCGTAAGCCGAAATTACCCAGCGCGGCCGCGGCCAGCGCGCCCATTGCCATGGTCATACGCGGCGCCAGCGGGGCGCCACGACGCAACATGACGAACATCGCGATCGCGGGGATGGCGCCGACAATCATGATTTTAGGCGCACAGTGCCAGTCCGGCTGGATAGTCAGACCCGCCGCGCCATAGCGCAGCCAGTCCTGCAGGCAGCCGTGACCCAGACTGCCAAACCACACCGCGAGCGGCAACAGCGGCAACAACAGTAGCCGGCGTGAAATGCCGGGGATCACCGCGCAGAACGCGGCGAACGCGGCGCAAACCGCCGTGAGCAGGGTGGCTGTCTGTTCGATCAGAAAACGGGTACTGGCGATTTCGTCCAGGTCGGCGCGCACGCCCATGCCGATCACGATCAGCGCGACGCAAGGCAGTGCGACGATGAGCCACAGAGCCAGGCGCCGCCACGGGGACGGCAGTCGGCCCGCGCCTGTGTCGGACGCCACCAGATTACGGATCAGATCGTCTGTCGTTTCCATCATTCGGGTTTCTTAAGCCTTGTGCGCAACGCCTTGATCGCCCTGTGCACGGATACTTTCAGCGACGCGACGCTCATGCCGGACTCGTGCGCGGCCTCCTTCAAGGACATTTCACGCAGCTTTACCAGTTCCACCGCGCGGCGCTGTCCGGCGGGCAGGCTTGCTATGGCGTGGAGCAGCGCTTCGCCGTCCTCGGATCCGTTTTCATTAGTAGTATTCGTTTCGTCCGGCGAAAAGGTTTCATAAAACCCTTCCGCCGCCTGTTCGGCCGACTTCAAGCGCACGTAACGTCGCCCGCTGTCGGCCACACGATTGCGCACGATCGCGGCCAGCCACGGCGCGAACGGGCGCTCGGGGCTGTAAGTCGCCCGCACGGCGTGCACCGACAGCAACACGTCCTGCACGATATCCTCGATATCCACTGGCCGGATATAACTCCGCTGCACACGCACTGCGTTGCGCACCTTGGGGACGAGCTTGCGCAATAGACAGTCGTAAGACACACGATCGCCCTCCTGCGCCGCTTTCATCAGGCGGCGCAGTCCGGAATCCCCGTCGTCCTCCTGTCTCTCCATACAAACTCTGCGATGGGTGAAACGTTGTGATCAGCACCGTTAATGGCTTACATCGACCGTGTTTTTTTCGGCGCAGTGTAACCTTTGCCGGGGTGATAACGAATAGACGGGTGTAACGCCGAACAAAACATTACATAACCCTTAACGGAGATTTGACACATGAACACACAACGCAACCTCAAGATGCTGGCGATCGCCGCCGGCACGGCACTGACGGCAGGCGCGGCAGCCATACCAGCGGCCAACGCCGGGCAGAATCCGTTCAGCATGACCGAACTTTCATCCGGCTACAGCGTCGCCGGCATTGACCTGGACGTCGTCCGCTTCGCCGACGGCAAGTGCGGCTCGAACAAGGAAAAGGAAGGCAAATGCGGCGAAGACAAACAGGGCGAAGGTAAATGCGGCGAGGGCAAGTGCGGAGAGAATAAGTAAGCTGCCGGTCAGCCCTGCAATGACACGGCGGGCCGGTCTCCGGTCCGCCGGTTTTTGATATCCACCATAGCGTTCAATACAGACCTGCCCTACGCCGGCCGGCCACATAGCATTGAAGGAGCCTCCACCGTGATTACCCTGATTCGCGCCGCAACCCCGCTGATCGACGGACTGAACAGAACTGGCGAATGGCTGCCGCAACTGGGACTGCGCGCGCTGATCGCGTACGAATTCTGGGGATCGGGCGTGGAAAAACTGCGCGGCGAGAACTGGTTTGGGGACGTAATGCACATGTTCCCATTTCCGTTTAATGTGGTGCCGACCGACATTAGTTGGGCAATTGCGACCTGGTCGGAGTTAATAGGCGCCGTGGCGCTGGCGGTCGGTCTGGGCACGCGATTCTTCGCTGCCACTTTCATCATCCTGGACCTGGTGGCCTGGTACACGGTGCACGCGGGCCTCGGCTACAACGTATGCGACAACGGTTTCCAACTGCCGCTGATGTACCTGATTTTGCTGCTGCCGCTGCTGTTCAGCGGCGCGGGCAAGGCGAGCGTGGATTATCTGCTCTCACGGCGGTTCCTGGCATGACTTGCGGACGCGACTGAAACAACCGCGCCACGCACGTGTATGCGATTGAACCGCGGCGTCTGCAACGGCGTCCAATTTCTGCTACAACACTTAATATTCACAGGCAACAGGAGCGCAACATGGCCATCCCGCACAAGCCCATCGCTGACAAAGCCATACCCGGCAAGCCCATCTTCGACAGGCAATACGCCGTCTCCGGCGCGGGACTGGGACTGCGCCGCGATCTGCTGAACGATCTGGAGGAAACGCCGCCGACGCAGGTGGACTTCATGGAGGTCGCGCCGGAAAACTGGATACGCGTCGGCGGCAGTCTCGGCAAACGCTTGTCCGCGCTCACGGAACGCTACCCGTTCGTGACGCACGGGCTATCTCTGTCGCTGGGCGGGCCGGCGCCGCTGGACGAGGGGCTGGTCCACGATATCAAAGCATTTCTCGATACGCACCGTATCCGCGCGTACAGCGAGCACTTGAGTTACTGCTCGGACGACGGCCACATGTACGACCTGATGCCGATCCCGTTCACCGAAGACGCCGTGGACTACGTGGCTGGGCGCATCCGCCGGGTGCAGGAGATACTGGAACGCCGCATCGCGATCGAAAACGTTTCTTACTATGCCGCGCCCGGCGCACAAATGGACGAGGCCGCGTTCATCAACGCGGTGCTGGAGAAAGCCGACTGCGACCTGCTGCTGGACGTGAACAACATCTACGTCAATTCCGTCAATCACCGTTACGATCCGCTGGAATTCATGCAATCCCTGCCTGGCGAGCGCATCGCTTACTGTCACGTGGCCGGCCATTACCGCGAAGACGTGGATTTGATCATCGACACCCACGGCGCGGATGTGGTCGATCCGGTGTGGACTTTGCTGAATGAGGCTTACGCGCATTTCGGCGTGTTCCCCACAATGCTGGAGCGAGATTTCAACTTCCCGCCGCTGCCCGAGTTGCTGACTGAGGTCGAGACCATCCACGCCTTACAGCGCAAATGGCAAACTGTCGAAGCCGCGCCAGCGGTCAGCGCGCATGGATAAGGCCCTGCCCGAATTCCAGCGCGCGCAATTCGCATTCACCGCGCATGTGCGCGATCCGGAGGTGAACGCGCGGCCACAAGATATCGAAGACCGGCGCATGGCGATTTATCGCAATCTGTTCTACAACAACATCCAGGGCTTCATCGCCAGCGGTTTTCCGGTGCTGCGCCAGCTCTACAACGATGCCGACTGGCACCGCATGACGCGAGATTTCTTCGCGCATCACCGCAGCCACACGCCATACTTTCTGGAGATCTCGCAGGAGTTTTTGAAGTATCTGCGGGAAGAACGCGCGCCCCAGCCGGAAGACCCGCCGTTTATCAAGGAATTGGCCCATTACGAATGGGTGGAACTGGCGCTGTCGGTTGCCGAGGACGAACCGGACAGGTCGATCATAGATCCTGACGGCGATCTGCTGGAAGGCCGCCCGGTGCTGTCACCGCTGGCGTGGCTGTTGAGTTATCAGTATCCGGTACACAGAATTGGTCCCGATTTCAGGCCCGAGGCGCCAGCCGAGCAGCCGACCTGGCTGCTTGTTCACCGCGACGCGCAGGACAAGCTAGGTTTCACGGAGATCAACCCGGTCACCGCGCGCCTAGTGGCGCTGCTCGAAGAATCGCCGGAAAAAACGGGCCGTGAACTGCTTACGCAGATTGCCAAGGAATTAAGCCACCCGCAGCCAGAGGTAGTTCGTCAGGGCGGCGCGCAGACGCTCACGCAGTTGTATAAGGCCGGAGTGGTGCTCGGCACGCGCCTGGCTTGACCCGTTGCCGCCTAAGGTCAGACAAGTGATCGCGCGGCTCGAACGGGCTGGTTTCGTAAACAAAGGCGGCAAGGGTAGTCACCGAAATTACATTCATCCTCGAGTAGCCCGTCCGGTGACGATATCCGGCAGGTTCGGCGATGATGCAAAACATTATCAGATTCGAGCCGTCGAGCTTGCGATCGAGGAGTCGGAGAAGTGAGAGACAGCGCCAGATACGTAAAAATCGTCGAGTGGTCGGAGGACGACCAGTGTTATGTCGGCAGCTCGCCAGGGCTCATTTATGGCGGCTGTCACGGCGACGACGAAAAGGCGGTATTCGAGGAATTGTGTCGAATAGTAGACGAAGCTATCGATCTTTATCGCGACGATGAAAAACCTTTGCCGCCCGCTACTTCTGGGCGTGATCTGGCGAACATACTACAGAACGTCGCCTGACTTAGCCGCTTACGCATTAGTACGCGTGAGGTGCTGGCTAAGCGCACGCGGGAGCGACTCGTAGCCGTGATGCGATCAAGCCCGCGCCACGCGCGCGCGGCGGATGCCAAACCCGATCAGTCGCGCCGGCAGCGCACGCAGGCCGGGCAATCTCAACGCCAGCGGCGGCTTGAACGTGGCATCCGGCCTCAAGCCCTGCTGGATAACCCGCTTCTGCACGAACGCCTGGAAAGTCTGGATCACGCGCGTCGGTAGATAGCGTTCCTTGCGCATTGCGGCCAGATCGGATTCGTGAACAGTTCCCGTCCGCAGCGGCCGGGTCAGAAGATTCGCGGCGACCACCGCGTCCTGTACGGCGTAATTAATCCCCACGCCTCCGACCGACGACATGACGTGCGCCGCGTCGCCGATCAAGAGCAGACCGGGCAGATGCCATTTTCTTAAACAATTCGACTCCACCGAAAGCACGGAAACCTGACTCCACGATTGCAGATGATCCACGCGGTCGGCCAGTTCCGGCGCGAGTTCGGCCAGCGACGCCCGCAAGGTTTGTACGCCGGCCTCGCGCAGCTCGCGGTAGCTGCCTTTGGCGATGACGTAGCCCAACTGATAATGATCCGGCCGCTCCAGAATCGCGAGGATGTGCCCGCCACCGATGCGGCCACCGAACGCCAGGGTGTCGCCCGGACGTTTCGGCATGCGCAGCCACAGCACATCCATGGGTGGCGAACTCGCGACCGGCGTCAGTCCGGACAGCTTACGCAGCCGCGAAAAGCGCCCGTCCGCGGCCACCGTCAAATCCGCGCGCAGCTCGTGCGCCTGACCGTCCCGCCGCGTGTAGCGCACACCCAGAACGCGGTCGTCCCCGCGGATGAGCTCGCGCACGTTGGCGTCCATCAGCAGGGTGAAGTGCGGATATTGTCGCGCCTGCGCGATGACGAATTCGAGATACCGGGCCTGTGGGATCAAGGTGATATACGGAAACTTCGTCTTCAGCCGGCTGAAGTCCGCGATCGTGAAAGATTGCGTGGGCGTCTGAAAACCGAACTGGCGCAATTTGGTGTGCGGCAATTGCAACAATGGCTCGGCCAGGCCCAGTTCATCCATGATCTCCATCACCGAGGGGTGCAGGGTGTCGCCGCGAAACTCGCGCTCGAAGTCCTGATGCATCTCCAGCAACGTGACCGGCACGCCGTTGCGCGCCAACAGCAGAGCCAGCATCGCGCCGGCCGGACCGGCGCCGACCACGCAGCAGGTGGTTTGATCAAAAGTAGCCGCGTCTTTCATGATCCACCGTCATCCGGCGAAGCGAGCTAAACAGCAAGCCCGCCGGGCTTATCCACTCCTATGCTTAATTCTTGGGAAAATTAAGGGTAGATCAAAATATACCGCTTATCATCAGAACTATGCGGTCATTCACTGGCACAAGGCGTTGGGCGGAAGAGCCGTTAGTTGCATCTATCGATCAAGCTCAGCCGCCGCGCGCCACGAATGACTGTGCGGGGTGAGGCTGTAGCCGGGCGGTCGGCTGCGGTGGTGGAATAGACTCCTCCCGTTGTTTTAACGGCATCGAGGCGCCAAACTGAGAGTGTATGGCATCAGCGCTTAAGCGAGAAGAGTCCGACATGTATGCTACGACGGTGGCGGCACGCGGCGGTGCTATCGATCAACCCTTATCGCAAGGCAATAACCCCTTCGACGGGCTTTCCCCAGGCCCGGTTATTCCTCTGGCCGCGGCGCTCTTCGAGCAGGCACAGAAATCAGTGCACAATCTGCCGCTCCGCTAATTCGCCATCAACCGGTTTGGAGAAATGGTAACCTTGCGCGTATTCGCACCCCAGTGCGCGTAGCCGATTCAATTGTTCGGCTGTTTCAACGCCTTCCGCGGTTACTTCCATCCCTAAGTTATGCCCCAGTTGAACAATCGTTTGCACAATCTCCGAGTTTTTGTCTCCTGGCCCCATTCGATTCACAAACGAACGGTCGATCTTCAACACATCCACTGGAAAGTTATGCAGGTTGGAGAGCGATGAATAGCCGGTGCCGAAGTCGTCGATTTGCAGCTTGACGCCCAGGCCTTTGAGTTGTCCGAGCATCGCGCTGGCGGATTTAGAATTTTCCATTACCGCGCTTTCTGTAATCTCCAGCTCCAGGCTGCGTGCGGCCAGGCCCGTTTCTTCCAAGACATTGCTGACTTGCGCAATGAGGCCGGTTTGTGAAAATTCCTTGCCTGAAAGATTAACGCTGACCGATAAAGGCATGTTGTCGCGGGCCGCGTCTTGCCACGTCCGTACCTGGCGACAGGCTTCACGCAGCACCCATTTGCCGATCGGCACGATTAGCCCGGTTTCCTCGGCAACGGGGATAAATTCATCCGGAAACACCAATCCGCGCTCTGGATGCCACCAGCGGACAAGCGCTTCAAACCCTGTAATCCGGTTGTTCTCCAGCGACACAATCGGCTGATAGTGAAGGCAAAACTCTTCACGTTCGATCGCCAGTCTCAAGTCCGCTTCAAGCTTTAACAAAGCCATCACGCTGGCTTGCATACTCGGGTCGAATACTTCATATCGTCCTCCGCCGCGAGACTTGGCGCGGTACATCGCCGTATCGGCATCGCGCAAAACTTCTTCCGTAGAGCTATACCCGAGCTTTGAAAGCGTGATACCTATACTGGCGGTCGTAAAAACCTGCTGCTCGGCCAGAGAGAAAGGCTGAATAAACTCTCTGTTGATGCGATTGGCGACTCGCGTCGCGTCGCGGATGCTGCCGATGTCGTTCAAGAGAATCGTAAACTCGTCGCCACCTATTCTTGCGATCGCATCTTCGGGACGCAAGACAGACTCCAGCTTGCGCCCGATACGGACGAGAAACTGGTCGCCTACGGCATGACCGAGACTGTCGTTGATAGTCTTGAAGCGATCAAGATCGAGAAATAACACGGCAAACAGATAATTTTCGTGCCGCTCGGCGTACGCGATGGCTTGATGCAAATGCTCGACGAACAAGGATCGGTTCGGCAGACCGGTCAGCGCGTCATGAAACGCTTCATGGGCGATGCGCTCGCCTGCCAGCTTGCTCTCGGTAATATCGGAGTGCGTGATGACCGCGCCGCCGACCTCACGCGGCCTCGGGTCAACCTGCATCTTGAACCAGCGCTGCTCAGTTGCCGAGTGACACGGATATTCGAGGAGAAAACCGGGCAGTTTTCCTTCCATTACGGCGAGAATACCTTCCAATGCCCTTGTTGCCGACGGGTCTTTCGCTACTCCCCTTGGGCACACGTCGAGATAATTCATCCCGATCCCGATACGTTCCACCGCAGCTTCATTTTCCAGCGCGAAACGCTCCCAGGAACTGCTGACATGAGTAATAACTCCATCCGCGTCCAATAGGACTATTTCTGAAGACACCGAGTCGAATACACCTTGCAATAGTTGATCGCGCTGCCGGATAAGTTCTTCGGCGGCTTTGCGCTCGGTGATGTCGCGGATGTTGCATTGAATGACCTGCTGGTCGCCTTCCTCGTAGAGGTTGCTGACAAACTCCACGTCCCGGCGCTTTCCATTTTTGGTTTGAAGCGGCAAGTCTTCGTAGCGGATATAACCTTGCTCCTGCAATTGTTCAAAGGACTTCGCGCTGGCTTTTGAATCTTTCAGCAAACCGATTTCCCAGAGTCCTTGCCCAGGAACTCATCGAGCGTGTAACCCAGCAACTCCGTCATGTAGGGGTTCGCGTCGGTGATTCTTCGATCCGCGTTGTCAAGAATCAGTATGCCGTCGCGTGCGCTTTCGAACAGACGGCGATAACGAAGTTCGGAGCCCCGCACCGCTTCCGCCACCCGTTCGAGAGTCTCTTCGGCGGCTTTGCGCTCGCTGATGTCGCGGCCGACCCCGTACGCTATACCTTCCTCGACAACCGGGAAGTATGACCATGCGACCCATTTGTGAGAACCATCCTTGCAGCGCCAGCGATTTTCCAGGTTGTTCGTCGGGCGACCGGTGGCAAGCCTCGCGTATTCAGCCATCAGCGCGGACTGATCATCGGGATGGAGGAAATTAGGGATCGGCTTGAAAAGAAAATCTTCTTCTGAGTAACCCAGCAATCTTTCGAATGCCGGGTTAACCTGCTGGAAGAAGCCGTCGAGGTTGGCGATACACAGCATGTCCATCGATAGCGCGAAGAAACGATCGCGCTCGTTTTCGATTCGCTTACGCTCGGTGATGTCGCGAATATTGCATTGAATGACCTGCTGGTTGCCTTCCTCGTAGACGTTGCTGACAAACTCTACTTCCCGGCGCTTTCCATTTTTGGTTTGAAGCGGCAAGTCTTCGTAGCGGATATAACCTTTCTCCTACAATTCCTGAAAAGCCTCGGCGCTGGCTTTTGAATCTTTCAGCAAACCGATTTCCCAGAGTTCTTTGCCCAGGAACTCATCGAGCGTGTAGCCCAGCAACTCGGTCATGTAGGGGTTCGCGTCGGTGATTCTTCGATTCGCGTTGTCAAGGTCTTGCGCGATGGGTTGGCGGTTTTGGCGAAAGTCAATGCCGAAGGAGGCGAGAACTTTTCCGGTGGTTGAGAGAATCGACATCGATCAAGCAGGCCTTATTTCAAGTTTCAGAGGCAGATGTTGGAGGTTGCAGGCGGCGCCCCGATCGCTCGATCAGGGTCGTCATCGCCGGTAATAAATTGTGAGGAAGGAAGGGATAGCTCACGCTGGTGTTCCGTCAGAATTGCTGAAATACCATGTGACCTTATGTCCTGAATGACTAAAACTTGTACGGCTCGGCGGCAGGATGGGCAGGCGCAAAACCTGATCCTCGTCGAGGACAGGCGGCAGCTCATAAAGCGGAAGGCGCGAACCCGAACTTATGCTAAAGCGCGGTCATACACGCAACGAACTCGGGGCTGGGCGGCGCGGTTTGGCCGACGAATGGTCAGCCGCCGGTCGCGCTATGATCGCATCTGGTGCGGCGGCTCATTCCGGGGATTGCTCGTCGCAGCGCGTATGGTTTCGCGTCGAAGGCAAGTGGCTTCTCCGCGTCGTTCGCCAGATCAGCGATCATCGGCTGATCGGCGGTACCGCCGAATTCAGAGGGGCATGCTTTTGCGCGCTGGCCAGTCATAACCCATCACTTGGTCTTTGGCGCAGGCGCTTGGAGGCAAGGCGGAATCATCGGAAGCAAGTTCGCGGCATAATTCATTGTCATTCCGGCAGAAGTCGGAATCCAGAATATCCATCCTTGGCGCTGGATTCCGGCCAATCCCCGGCCGGAATGACGGCCCTGATTTATGCGGCGAATCTACGAAACACGACACTAGGCTTATTTTGCTATTTGTTCGCTGGCAAGGCGTTAACCGCGTCGCGAATTCCCTGAGCAACTGCCGCGAGGGGATGCTTCCCTGTAGCCACGACCCAGCCGCGGCGTTCGCTGGCGCAAAACCTAATCGTTCTGCGAAACCCCAGCTCCTAATCATCGTGACCTGAAGTTCCTATTTGCTATGCGCCCGCCTTCTCTAGCGATGCAACCGTACTATTCACAGCCCTCCGACCCCGCCTTCATTGGCGGGGCGTGCGCGAGTGCTGAGCTTTAGTTTGCTCTGCGAATCCCCCGGCTCCGACGCATTGTCAACTGGGACTTCCGTTTGCGTGTTGCCTGCCATCCGTGGCGATGCCTCGCTGCCTTCGATAATGTCCGGCCCGGCCATCCTTGGCCGGTCGTGAGCCGGCGCAGAGCTTTAATCGCTCTGCGAATTCCCGGCTCACCCCCACAGCCAGGCAGCGCCGCGGACGCCGCTGGAGTCGCCGAAGCGGGGTGGCAGCAGGCGCGTGTCCACGCGGTCGGAGAACACGTAGCGGCCCCATAATTTTGGCACGTTCGCGTAGAGGCGCGTGACGTTGGACATGCCGCCGCCCAACACGATGATGTCCGGGTCCAGGAGATTGATTACGTGCGCGAGGCCGCGCGCCATGCGGTCCTCGTATCGTTGCAGGGTCGCCTCGGCGCGCGCGTCCTGCCGATTGGCGCGCTCGATTATTTCGTGTGTGGGCAGGTCTTCGCCAGCGACCTGCGCGTGATCGCGGCGCAGGCCCGGCCCGGAGAGAAAGGTTTCGATGCAGCCGTGCTTGCCGCAATAACATTGCGGGCCGGGCCGTTCGTCGTCACGCGGCCATGGTAACGGGTTGTGGCCCCATTCGCCGGCGATGGCGTTGGGGCCGTCCAGTACGTGCCCGCGAATAACGACGCCGCCGCCGACACCGGTGCCGACGATGACGCCGAACACCACGTTCGCCCCCTGCGCGGCGCCGTCCGCGGCCTCGGACAATGCAAAGCAGTTGGCGTCGTTGGCGATGCGCACCGCGCGGGCCAGCCTGTTTTCCAGATCGGTCTTGACCGGGCGGCCGTTCATGCACACGGTGTTCGAGTTTCTTAAGACACCTGAAACGGGCGAAATCGCCCCCGGCGTGCAGATGCCCACCGCGCCCTGCTGGCCCAGCTCGCCTTCGACCGCCCGCACCCGATCGACGATCGCGCTTAAGATACCATCGTAATCACCCTGCGGCGTGTCCGCGCGCCGGCGCAGCAGTTCGCGGCCATCCTGCGCGAGCGCGATGATTTCGATCTTGGTGCCGCCGAGGTCGATGCCCAGTCTCATCGGCGGCCCGGGCTAGTTGCTTCGTGGCGCCTTCCCCCCGCGCGCGGACTGCCAGTACGTTTCCTGCTCATTGTCGGCAAGCGCGAGCACGCGGCACAGCACGAACAGCAGATCGGACAGCCGATTGAGATACACGCGCACCGGAGGATTCACCGTCTCGACCCTGGCCAGCGTAATCACGCGGCGTTCGGCGCGCCGGCAGATCGCGCGCGCGAGATGACAGCTCGCGGCCGCGGCGCTGCCGCCGGGAAGAATGAATTCCTTAAGCGACGGCAAATCGGCGTTGAACAGATCCAAGGTGCGCTCTAGATCTTCGGCATCGCTGGTGGCGATCAGCGCGTGATCGCGCATGCTCAGTTCGCCACCCAGATTGAACAAGGTGTGCTGAATCCGCGTTAGACAGCGGCGCACTTCCAGCGGAATATCATGCGCCAGCACCTGGCCTATGGCGCTGTTCAGTTCATCGACATCGCCGATCGCCTCGATGCACGCGCAATCCTTCTCCACCCGCTCGCCACCGGTGAGTCCGGTCTGACCAGCGTCGCCGGTTCGGGTGTAAATCTTCGTCAGGCGATGGCCCACGTGTGTCTCCGTTAAATATATAGTTCTCGGATTACACTACCATCGCGCCAGGCGCGCAAGCCGCGCTGCTAGCGTGGTATTGATCTGCCGTCGCTTATTCCGTACAGTCCCTAAGCTCTTCAATTCATGTTTCTGGTGCCCCGCCCGCCGCCAGGCGATCGGGGTTAAACGGGAAGCCGGTGCGCTATTCAATCGCAACGCCGGCGCTGCCCCCGCAACGGTAAGCGCGTTAAAGAATCAGCACGCAGCCACTGTGCAACCGCATGGGAAGGCGCTGATTCCAGGAATTACACATTCCGCCCGCGAGCCCGTATACCGGCCCGAAACGCTAACTTCCGGTATTGCGGCGGGCAATGGCGCGGGCATTACGATCCAGCCTTCGACGTTTTCCTCCGCACGCCATCGACGTGCGCGGGTGTGCGCACCGGAGAATAGATCATGCGATATCGTA
Encoded proteins:
- a CDS encoding PAS domain S-box protein translates to MPLQTKNGKRREVEFVSNVYEEGNQQVIQCNIRDITERKRIENERDRFFALSMDMLCIANLDGFFQQVNPAFERLLGYSEEDFLFKPIPNFLHPDDQSALMAEYARLATGRPTNNLENRWRCKDGSHKWVAWSYFPVVEEGIAYGVGRDISERKAAEETLERVAEAVRGSELRYRRLFESARDGILILDNADRRITDANPYMTELLGYTLDEFLGKDSGKSVC
- a CDS encoding PAS domain-containing protein, with amino-acid sequence MSILSTTGKVLASFGIDFRQNRQPIAQDLDNANRRITDANPYMTELLGYTLDEFLGKELWEIGLLKDSKASAEAFQEL
- a CDS encoding ROK family protein; amino-acid sequence: MRLGIDLGGTKIEIIALAQDGRELLRRRADTPQGDYDGILSAIVDRVRAVEGELGQQGAVGICTPGAISPVSGVLRNSNTVCMNGRPVKTDLENRLARAVRIANDANCFALSEAADGAAQGANVVFGVIVGTGVGGGVVIRGHVLDGPNAIAGEWGHNPLPWPRDDERPGPQCYCGKHGCIETFLSGPGLRRDHAQVAGEDLPTHEIIERANRQDARAEATLQRYEDRMARGLAHVINLLDPDIIVLGGGMSNVTRLYANVPKLWGRYVFSDRVDTRLLPPRFGDSSGVRGAAWLWG
- a CDS encoding cob(I)yrinic acid a,c-diamide adenosyltransferase; the encoded protein is MGHRLTKIYTRTGDAGQTGLTGGERVEKDCACIEAIGDVDELNSAIGQVLAHDIPLEVRRCLTRIQHTLFNLGGELSMRDHALIATSDAEDLERTLDLFNADLPSLKEFILPGGSAAAASCHLARAICRRAERRVITLARVETVNPPVRVYLNRLSDLLFVLCRVLALADNEQETYWQSARGGKAPRSN